The nucleotide sequence CGAATTCCTCGCGGGCAGCGGCCAGGAGACGGGCGGGAGTTCCTACAGATTGTCCACTTCGAGGCATGTGGCAATCCTACATAGCCAACCAGATGGTTGGTTGGCTACCGTGTGGATCATGACAGCGGTCGGCGGCAGTCGGTCTTCCGGCTCCGACAGCTGCGTAACGGCGCTGCCGGAAAGGAGAGTTGAGTCCGTGACTGATGCAGGGGTCTGGGTGACCGGTCTCGGGGCGACCACGCCGCTGGGAGGTGATCTGGCGTCCACCTGGTCCGCCATGCAGGCGGGTCGGAACGGAGTCGGGGTACTGGACGACAGCTGGGCCGCGGGGCTGCCGGTCCGGCTGGCGGCCCGGATGCGGGTGGACCCGGCGACGGTCATGCGGCGTACCGAGGCCCGCCGCCTGGACCGGTGCGAGCAGGCGGCGATGGTCGGTGCCCGGGAGGCCTGGGCCGATGCCGGGTGCCCGGAGGCCGATCCGGAGCGGGTGGCCGTCGTGATCGGTACGGGTGTCGGCGGCGTGGTGTCGTTGCTCGACCAGGACGACAACCTGGAGAACTTCGGGCCGCGCAAGGTCTCCCCGCACACCGTGCCCATGCTGATGGCCAACGGTCCTGCGGCCTGGGTGAGCATCGACCTGGGGGCTCAGGGCGGATCCCACACCCCCGTCAGCGCGTGCGCGTCCGGGGCCGAGGCCATCGCCGTCGGACTCGATCTGATCCGTCTCGGCCGTGCCGACGTGGTCGTGGCCGGAGGCGCGGAGGCGTGTCTGCACGGGCTGCCGCTGGCCGGGTTCGCGCAGATGATGGCGCTGTCCACGACGAACGACGATCCGGAACGGGCGTCCCGGCCCTTCGACGCGGACCGCAACGGCTTCGTGCTGGGCGAAGGCGCCGCGGTACTGGTGCTGGAGCGTGCGGAGTTCGCCCGGTCCCGTGGTGCTCGGGCCCACGGCGTGCTCGCCGGTGCCGGGGTGACGTCCAGCGCGCAGCACATCACGGCCTCGGACCCGAAGGGGCAGACGCGGGCCATGCGCATGGCCCTGGGTGCGGGCGGGCTGGCGCCCGAGGACGTCGGTCTCGTACATGCGCACGCGACGTCCACTCCGCAGGGCGACCTGGCGGAGGCGCAGGCCGTCACCGAGGCCGTCGGTACGCACCCGGTGGTCACCGCCACGAAGTCGATGACGGGGCATCTCCTGGGCGCGTCCGGCGCCCTGGGGGCGATCGTGACCGTCCTCGCGCTGCGGGACGGGCTCGTCCCGGCGACCCGGAATCTCGACAGGCTCGACCCGGCCGTCGGCCTCGACGTCGTCTCCGGCGGTCCCCGCCGGGGAAACTGGACCGCCGGGGTGGCCAATTCCTTCGGCTTCGGCGGGCACAACGTGTCGCTGGCCTTCGTCCCGGCCGGCTGAACAAGCCCCGGTCGACAGAGAAAACGGCAGGAAGCGACAGGAGAGAACGCACGGCCGGTGGCCCCGAAGGGCGCACCGGCCGGCGGTCTCAGGCCTTGCGGGCCTTCGGGCATGAACGGGATGAGAAGGGCCACCGGCAGTCCCGGCACCAGCCAGGGGGCCGCGCTACGCGACCTGGAGGTTGGGCCGTCCCGCGGTGGGCGGGGCGACGGCGTACGAGGGCAGCCTGAGGTTGGGGACCTGACCGCTCTTGATGTCCAGGAGCGTCTGGCGGAAGGCGGCTTCCATGTCCTCGTGGCTGCGGTACTTCGCCGCGAGCGGGTGCAGCCGGTAACTGTTGCCGCGGCGTTCGCCGTTGCGCGGGCGCAGCACGATGTTGAGCTCGCACAGCGGCGCGATGAGGTTGCTGACGGCCTGCGGAGTGATGTTGTACTCCGCGGCCATGTCCTTCTGCCGCACGGGCAGCTGGCCGCCGAACTCCGAGCGGTAGAGCAGGTACTGGAGGAACTTGACCCCGGCTCCGGAGATCGGAAGTGCCCAGATGCGCTCGGAGATGAGGGGGGACATGACCTCAGCCATCAATACGCCTTCCTGCCAGGATTGTCGTCGGTCGCGCGGTCACCCAGTGTGCCTCTGTCCGTCATAGGGCGCCTGTGGGCCGAAGTCCAGTTCCAGTTCCTGCTGTTGGACCTCGGGGCCCACGGAGTGCGGGAACTCGGACGGTTCGCGGTCCTTGAGATCGGCGAGCACCTCGTGCTGGGCGGTGCTTCCGCCCTGGAACCACAGTCGTACGTTGAGGCGGATCCTGCCGTGTCCGGCCGGTTCGATCCAGTGGTACTCGCACAGGGCCTTGATGGCCCGGTTCACCGTGGACCGGGTGATCTGTTTGCCGCCCTTGCGGGCCGCGAGGGTGTTCAGTCCGTCGGTGATCTGCTGCTGGGTGTACTGGGCGGTGCCTGATCCGGGGACCTGTCCCCCGGCGACGAACAGGAAGACGCAGAGCTGGCTCTTGGTGATGCTGTTGGCGACCGCGAGCTGGGCCAGGAGCTGGGTGAACCAGTTGCTGGCGAGGCTGTATCCGGCGCCGCCCGCCATGTCGTGCACGGTCCGGCGTTCGGGTTCGTACTCGAAGGTGACGCCCTTGAGCCTGCGGCTGCTCCGGGGGCCCTCGGATTCCTCGGCGGCCTGTCCGAGCTGTTTGCCGAGGGTGGCCAGGATGTCGTCGAACCCGGAGTTCTCTTCGGCCGAGGAGGGAACGGCGCGCGGCCCGGCCGGTCGTCGGCGGGCGGGCGGATCAGGTGACACATGACCTCCTCTTGTTGCTCGGGCAGTGCAGACAGTAGCTCATAAATCAACCGGTGCTTGTCTTTTGCGGCTGCGGCGCGGTGAATCCTGGACCCGTTGGGACGGGTTGCTGCGGTGTCCGAAAATTACGCAACCACAGGTTGATTTTTAGTGCCTGATGGACCCAGAAATCAACTGCTCCTTGTTTTGTGTTGTCCTCGGCGGCACATTTCAGCCTCGACGGCCCCTCCGGAAGGGCCCGAACGGCAGCGGTACGCACAGTCGTGACCTGCGTCGATTCGAGTGACGATGCCGCCGATCAGAACTCAAGCAGCAGTTGATTAATCCGCCAAATGTGACGGCCAGAGCTACATCCGACACCCCGAAATGTGCTCCCCAGGACAACATGGCCTTCGCATCGGTGCAGGTCAGAGTGGGTACGGCGGCGCGCGTCTCTTACACTAAGAGCCAGCACCCGCAAGTCTCCCCGCAGCACACTCACTGCTCCGCTTCCCTGACCCGCAGTCAGGAACGCCGACATGAACGGCGGTACAGGTCGGCGAGGAGCGCCGGTGGTCACCGGTACCCCCATGCACCGCAACCCCCACACGTCCTTTGGTCGGTGAGTGTCACCCGCAGTCGCGCACGCGGGATCAGTCCCCGTCGGGGCACCGCAGGCCCGGAGGGCCGAGGAGCTGCCGACCCTGGGCGCACCCGGTGCTCCGGGGGACGTTGCGGCCCGGCCCCTCAGTCGTCCTGGTTGCTGCCGAAGTCGGGGCACACGTCCCTGGCGGCCATGATGTTGTCGTTGGAGGTACCGGCGGCGACCATCGGCCAGACCATCGCGTTCTCGTGGACGATGAAGTCGATGACGACGGGGCGGTCGTTGACCGCGTTGGCCTCCTCGATGGCCTTGTCCAGGTCCTCGGGACGCTCACAGCGGATCGCGTGGCAGCCCATCGCCTGCGAGAGCTTCACGAAGTCCGGGACCCTGGTGCCTGC is from Streptomyces sp. NBC_01267 and encodes:
- a CDS encoding beta-ketoacyl-[acyl-carrier-protein] synthase family protein yields the protein MTDAGVWVTGLGATTPLGGDLASTWSAMQAGRNGVGVLDDSWAAGLPVRLAARMRVDPATVMRRTEARRLDRCEQAAMVGAREAWADAGCPEADPERVAVVIGTGVGGVVSLLDQDDNLENFGPRKVSPHTVPMLMANGPAAWVSIDLGAQGGSHTPVSACASGAEAIAVGLDLIRLGRADVVVAGGAEACLHGLPLAGFAQMMALSTTNDDPERASRPFDADRNGFVLGEGAAVLVLERAEFARSRGARAHGVLAGAGVTSSAQHITASDPKGQTRAMRMALGAGGLAPEDVGLVHAHATSTPQGDLAEAQAVTEAVGTHPVVTATKSMTGHLLGASGALGAIVTVLALRDGLVPATRNLDRLDPAVGLDVVSGGPRRGNWTAGVANSFGFGGHNVSLAFVPAG